GTTTAAGATTACTTAAGAATAAAGAACGAGGTGAGTTCCACACTTCAATTAATGATTGGTAAGTAACGTCTCCGATTATAAACCGAGGATTCCAATAGAGTTGTTCACATATTGTAACCTTACCATTTGGAAGAATAAACATATGTGTATTCAAAGCTGAACAAACAGCTCCTCTAAAATGAGCACTTCCGCCATTATCTGTATAAAATTTATTATCAAGAACTTCTCTTCCTAATAATATTGGAAATTTGGCTAAAGGAAAAATCGATTCTTCAATATAATTAAAAATAGTTTCTATAGTGGCTTTTGGAGGCTTGAGAGATATAAAATCTTGATATTTAATATTTATAGACATGTTTACTGGTACAATCCGCCAATTTTCTAAATGTTTTAAAGTTGAAAGAAAGCAAAATAAATCGTTCCATAATTGTCTATCACTATTGTGTGTGGTAAATACAGACGATACTTGATATTTTAAACCACTTTGGTCAAGAGCAAGCAGCCCTTTTAATACTTTTTTCCCATAAGTATTTTTCGCTCCCAGCATTTCTTGCAAGACATTATCATCACAGGTATCTAATGAAACCTGAATAAGATTATTATAACCTGTATTTTTTAATCGCTTTAAAAGGTTATCAGTAAAAGGTATTTTTGTTGATATATATTCAGGAGCAATATCACGTTTTACAAGCTCCTTCAAAATAATATCCCAATCAGGATGTAGAAATATTTCTCCACCGATTAAGTTGACCTGCTGGACCTGTAATTTAGATGCTTCTAGTATTAACTCTAAAATGCGCGAAGTAGAAAGTGGTTGCTTTACATTTGTTTTTGTATCAGCATAACAATAAGTACAATGGGTTACACATTTATTATTCAACATTAACGTTAAAATCAAAGGACCAGAATAAAATCGCCTAGAAGTCAAGTCTATATTTTTACAAGCGAACAAATCAGATGACAGATGCCTGAAATAATAGTCATGGTCTATACTATTTAAATCCACTAGTACATTTTTGGGGAAATATATTTTTTGACCTTTCCATGTAGCATAAATCGGTAGATTATTATTTATATAAGAGTTGATAATATCACTCATGTAAGTAATGTCACGATTGAAAAGATTAGATAATAATTGTATATTATTATCTAATCTCCGATTAAAGGTAAAAAAGCTGAGCATTACTGCTTGGAGTGGATGAATAAATGCATTCCAATCTCCTAAAGTATTTCCGTTAATGTTTGCCTTAGAGAATAACGCTATACGATGTATATCATTCCTCAGATGGTAACACGGATTCAATACATATACCTTATTTGTTTTCACTTCCATTTTGAGATTGCACTTGCTGATGGAGAGTTGCTCCTGTGAAACATCCTAAACCACAATTGGCATTTTTATCCTCTTCTTCTTTTCCTCCTTGTACATCCAATAAGCTGTCTAAATCCAGCAAATCTTCTTTGCTGATTTCATTGTTTTTATCTAACTCTTTCTTTGATTCCTCTGCTTTTTCTGAATCCAATTTTCTCTTTTTCATTTTCTTGCTAATTAAAATTAATACTTGGGAATTATTGCTTTTTGCTGAATAATTGGTAAATAGGATCAAATATTCTATCTAATACACTTCTACTTGATGTGATAATCTCCGCTTTTCCAGCAAGTCCTATTTCATATATAATCTTTTTCTTACTTGTCGTTATCAAACTATCGGGTAATTTTACCTCAACCGCATAGCTTTTGTTGTAGGGAACATATGATATTGAAGAAACTTCTCCTAAAAGATATCCATAGGTATGAGACCTATATTTAGTCAACTCGATATTTACTTTATCTTTATCTGTTATCCCAGCAACCTCGTCTTGAGATAATTTTATATGTCCTATAGGCTGCCCTCTATGACGAGCTATAACTGTACATATTGTATCTCCTTCTTTTACAAGATTACCCATGCTCCAGCTTTTACCCCAAATTACAGTCCCTTCACTGCTGCTTTTAATCAGATAATTAGCCTCCCATGTCTTTAGACTATTAACCATATTCTCGTAAGCAAGCTCTAAAAGCCTTTTATTTTTGCCTAGTTCCATTTTATGGTCTATCTCTAATTCAAAGAGTTGCCTCTTAACTTTTAGCATGGATATTTGGTCTATTTGCTTGCTGTTTTGTAAAATATTAAGTTCTTCTTTCAAATACTTCTTTTTTTGTGGAAAAACATCAAATTCTTGATACATTAGGTTTGTGCGTACAGCTTGTGTAAACTGCGCATACGCATCTGTCATTTCACCCATTATTAAATTAAAAGGATAGTTCTTTAAATAACTTATATTATCAGTTCTGTAATATTCTTCAACATTAGCGAGAACGCTACAAAATCTTTTTACATCAGTAATTGATGCTGCATTCTTTAATATTCCTAAAGTATCATTCTGCTTGACTTCAGACTCGTTGTCTACAAAGAAACGATCTATTTTACCGGATTTATTAGCTGTAATCCAATCCACATTGCCGATATCATCAATATTTATATCAGCTTTTACAACATCTGGATATTTGAAAATACTACTTCCCCAAAGAAGTACTACGATAATACTATAAACAATATAACTTCCCGTATGTATTAACCAATTAGGCATATCACCAAGAATGTCGTTGTTTTCTCGATTATATATTTCTATCTTATTAGCATCTGTTGTTTCTGGTTTATAGATTTCTTCCATATTACTTCAATTTTAAGCATTCAACTCCAATTGATTTTTTACTAATTTAAAGTAATCCCCACGTTTTGAGATGAGTTCATCATGAGTTCCGCTTTCCATGATTAAGCCTTCTTTTAATACGACTATATTATCCGCATTTTTAACAGTACTTAATCTGTGAGCAACAATCACAACTGTTTTTCCACTAAAAAAATGGCTCAAATTATTTTGTATCGTTTTCTCGTTGTCTGTATCTAAAGCATTTGTTGCCTCGTCAAAGAATAAGTAATCAGGATTACGGTAGATAGCACGTGCAATGAGTATCCGTTGTTTTTGACCTTGACTTAATCCTTGTCCAGTACTTCCAATGCGCGTATTATATTTAAGCGGTAGCGATTCTATAAAACTGCGGATATTAGCCATTTCGACGGCATACAAAAGACGATCCTTATTGATAATATCACTATCTGGTGCAATATTATTAGCGATAGTATCGCTGAAAATAAATCCTTCTTGCATGACTACACCACAATGCCTACGCCATTCCTTAAAACTAATTTTTTGTAGCGATTGCGCTCCTATAGTGATAACGCCTTCATTTGGAGGATAAAAACCAAGCATTAATTTTATTAAAGTAGTTTTGCCACTTCCACTCAATCCGACAATTGCAGTTGTTTTACCCGCAGGAATATCTAAAGTGATTCCTTTTATTATTTTCTTTGTTTTTTCCGAGCCATAAGTAAAAAAAACATTTTTTAAATTGATTGATTCACTACCGGTAATCTGGTCGGCGTATTCCATATCCTCGGTCTCTTCATCTGCTTTACCATGAATTTCTCCCAAACGCTCCAAACTTAATCTGGCATCTTGCGCTTGTTGCATAAAAGAAACAAACTGTTGAATAGGACTTTGCATCTGCCCAATAATGTATTGAATAGAGAGCATAATGCCAAGTGTTATATCTCCTTTCAAAACGGCTGTAGCGGATAAGACTGTGATTAATATATTTTTAACTTCATTTATTAGGACGGCTCCTATCTGCTGCCATTGACCTAAATTGAGCGAACTGATGCTGATATGAAATAAAGATGCTTGTGTGTTTTCCCATTCCCAACGTTTTTGTTGTTCACACCCTAATAGTTTAATATCTTGCATGCCATATATCATTTGCATTAAGTTATTTTGATTAATAGACATTTGCTCAAAATTCTTTCTATTTAAATCAGCTCGTTTTCTCATGAACAATTTAACCCAGCCTACATACATGAAACTGAATAGTAGAAATATCAAGAAAATCTCCCAATTATATATTGCCAAGACACTTCCAAAGATAATAATGGTTATTATTGCAAAAATGATGCTTAGTACAGATTGGGTCAAGAATGTTTCAATACGTTGATGGTCTTCTATTCGCCGTATTAAGTCACCTGCTAACTTACTATCAAAAAATCTCATTGGCAAGCGCATTAACTTGGCTAGGAAATCGGAAATGAGCGACACATTTACTCTGGCACTAATGTGCAAAATAATAGTGCGACGAATGATTTCGATTAATGTACGACTGAAAACCAACATTAGTTGCGCAATAAGTATGAGCTGTATAAAATTGAGATTACGATGCCCAATGCCTTGATCAACAATTGTTTGTGTGAGAAAAGGAAAAATGAGTTGCAGTATACTTCCACCTAATAGTCCCAAGATTAGCTGTATCACTATTTTTTTATACGGACGTACGTATTTTAAAAGATACCAAAGAGATAAGCGTTCATATTTAATGGGCTCTGTTTCGTAAAATTGAGGGGTTACATCAATAAGCATCGCTATGCCTTTTTCTAATCCACCTTGAGATGTACTTATCCAACATTTTTTAATCTCTTCTTCTCCGTACTTTAATAACCCATAGGCTGGATCTGCTATGTAATAATATGTCTTGTTTTTCTTCTTTTCTACTTTATACAATACCACAAAATGCTCTTGATTCCAATATAAAATGCAAGGAAGTTTCGCATGCTGTCGAAGTTTATCAATAGAAGTACGTATACCTGTCCCTCGGAGTCCTATACTTGCTGCGGCTTCGCTAATACCAAGCATGCTGACGCCTGTACGCTGAATAAACGATTGATCACGCAGTTGCTGAACAGAAAACTTTTTTCCATAATGTTTTGCGATCATGCGTAAGCATGTAGGACCACAATCCATACCATCAAGCTGTTTATAAAAAGGGAATCTCATGCCGTCACTATACTATTAATTCTTGTTCTATACAACTCTTCTCTTTACAAATGGCACAACGCATATCACCTAATACGGAGCAAAAATCTTTTCCGTTATAGTAGTAAGTTCCATTATAGTTGTTATATGCAATATCTAACATAAGTTCATATCGCATATAAGCCAAGTATTCAAAGAAAGCAGAACGAGATAGATCCAGTTTTCGAGCAAAATATTCCGGAGATCCGGTGGATTCTCTTTGTATTAGAGAATCCATATATAAAATTTTTCTTAAGTCTATATGTTTCATATTACGTATCTTATTTGTGTTACTAGAATAACCGATCATAAAGAGAAATACCCGTAGAATAACTTTGTCCCATATGAAAGCTCTATTTCATATTCTCTACTCTCCGCATTAATTAAAATGAAAGAATAAGGCTGATTATAAGATACACTAACCGTATTTGAATACACCGTATTTCCCGATAAATCTTTAACGGTAATTTGAAGATTCCCTAATAAATAATCGGAGGAATAAATGTGTAATATATTCTCATTATGAGTAACGGTTGGTACTACGGATAAAGAGCGAGTATTTGTATGACCACCTGTTTGTTCTAAGCCAATATTTACTTCATCGGAAAAAATATTAAGACAAAATAGAATCAAAAAGCATCCTAATAATAAGTGTTTCATAATAAATTGTTTTTGATTATTATTATGCATGCAAACTTAAGACACATTTTACTTTGAATAACTATTTTTTTGTGCGGTTTTTGTGCGGTTGTGTATCTTTTGTACGGTTTCCTATTAAAACTGTTCAATAAAGGAGTCCCATTGCTCTGGTTTAGCTGCTTCGCCATATACTTTTTCGAACATCTTTTTTCGTGCAGAAGTAATGGCCGACTTTGAACGATTGGTAAAACTTGCAATAGCAGTAACTGAAATCTTTGCTTTTAGTAATAGGCAGATTTTCATTTCAATAGAACTAAAATGATGAAGTGCATAAAGGCGAGATGTAAAGCTATCATAGGTTTCGTCGATAGCATTGGTCAGTTTATCCCAATCATCATTCGTCATTGTACTGTTACCACTTGCTAGTTGATGGATTTGTTTATAGATGGAAGATTGCAGAAAAGCCTTTTCAGCAAGTTCTTGTTCTCGTTTATCAATTTCGGCCTTACTATTTATCTGCCGGTATTGCTCTTGTCGGGTTTGTAGCAAAGCCAAATGAATGCTATCTTTTTCTTGAGAAGTCTTCAATTCCTCTTCTAGCTTTTTGATTCGTTTATTATTTTCTTCAATGAATTGGGTGCTCTTTTGATGTTGTTCTTCTTTGAGACGTTCCAACTTTTTTAATTGTTCTTTTAGTTTATCTTTTCTACGTTTATTATATTGTGCGTAAATAACCCCCAAAGCGATAATTATTATAAGTGAAAAGATGATATAGCTGATCCAAAGTTGCTGCTTCTGGTTTTCTGCTTTTAAGCGCTGGTTCTCCTTTTCACGCAACTGATAGTTGTAGAGTGATTGCATTTTTCCGATAACCTCAGAATTCGTTATCCTTTTTATGGAATCGGAACATGTCGCATATTCCTTAATCTCTTTCATTACGGTTGGGCAATCTTCTCGCTTCTCTGCAATTTGGGCCAATATCCAGTGAGCAGATTGTTTAGCATAGATGCTTCCATTTTCTTCTATAATGCGAGATGCATAAGAAGAAGCTAATTCTAACTCTCCAGTCCGATTATATAGATTTGCAGCATTTACATAAATTGCACTACGGTTTGACCTGTAAGGGCTACTCAGCGGCTCTTCCAATGCTTTTTTAGCTTCATCGTATCTTTTTAGTTGAACATATACTCCAGCCAGCTCTCCTTGAACAATATTCATTAAGCGTTGATTAGTAAGCTTTTCCGCTAATGCATAAGCGACTTTGTAGTAATAGAGGGAACTATCCGCATTGTTAAGTCCTGTATAATTGCAGCCAAGATCTCGTAAATTAAAAACAAGTCCTGTACTGTCCTTTGCCAGCACATTGTAGTGATATGCATTTCTGTATGCAGCAAGTGCGTTATC
This is a stretch of genomic DNA from uncultured Bacteroides sp.. It encodes these proteins:
- a CDS encoding radical SAM protein, which encodes MEVKTNKVYVLNPCYHLRNDIHRIALFSKANINGNTLGDWNAFIHPLQAVMLSFFTFNRRLDNNIQLLSNLFNRDITYMSDIINSYINNNLPIYATWKGQKIYFPKNVLVDLNSIDHDYYFRHLSSDLFACKNIDLTSRRFYSGPLILTLMLNNKCVTHCTYCYADTKTNVKQPLSTSRILELILEASKLQVQQVNLIGGEIFLHPDWDIILKELVKRDIAPEYISTKIPFTDNLLKRLKNTGYNNLIQVSLDTCDDNVLQEMLGAKNTYGKKVLKGLLALDQSGLKYQVSSVFTTHNSDRQLWNDLFCFLSTLKHLENWRIVPVNMSINIKYQDFISLKPPKATIETIFNYIEESIFPLAKFPILLGREVLDNKFYTDNGGSAHFRGAVCSALNTHMFILPNGKVTICEQLYWNPRFIIGDVTYQSLIEVWNSPRSLFLSNLKQEDIQQKSYCKTCSVFDQCYSSHNRCWSNIIKAYGDLNWDYPDPRCCFAPKVDTFGY
- a CDS encoding HlyD family secretion protein gives rise to the protein MEEIYKPETTDANKIEIYNRENNDILGDMPNWLIHTGSYIVYSIIVVLLWGSSIFKYPDVVKADINIDDIGNVDWITANKSGKIDRFFVDNESEVKQNDTLGILKNAASITDVKRFCSVLANVEEYYRTDNISYLKNYPFNLIMGEMTDAYAQFTQAVRTNLMYQEFDVFPQKKKYLKEELNILQNSKQIDQISMLKVKRQLFELEIDHKMELGKNKRLLELAYENMVNSLKTWEANYLIKSSSEGTVIWGKSWSMGNLVKEGDTICTVIARHRGQPIGHIKLSQDEVAGITDKDKVNIELTKYRSHTYGYLLGEVSSISYVPYNKSYAVEVKLPDSLITTSKKKIIYEIGLAGKAEIITSSRSVLDRIFDPIYQLFSKKQ
- a CDS encoding peptidase domain-containing ABC transporter gives rise to the protein MRFPFYKQLDGMDCGPTCLRMIAKHYGKKFSVQQLRDQSFIQRTGVSMLGISEAAASIGLRGTGIRTSIDKLRQHAKLPCILYWNQEHFVVLYKVEKKKNKTYYYIADPAYGLLKYGEEEIKKCWISTSQGGLEKGIAMLIDVTPQFYETEPIKYERLSLWYLLKYVRPYKKIVIQLILGLLGGSILQLIFPFLTQTIVDQGIGHRNLNFIQLILIAQLMLVFSRTLIEIIRRTIILHISARVNVSLISDFLAKLMRLPMRFFDSKLAGDLIRRIEDHQRIETFLTQSVLSIIFAIITIIIFGSVLAIYNWEIFLIFLLFSFMYVGWVKLFMRKRADLNRKNFEQMSINQNNLMQMIYGMQDIKLLGCEQQKRWEWENTQASLFHISISSLNLGQWQQIGAVLINEVKNILITVLSATAVLKGDITLGIMLSIQYIIGQMQSPIQQFVSFMQQAQDARLSLERLGEIHGKADEETEDMEYADQITGSESINLKNVFFTYGSEKTKKIIKGITLDIPAGKTTAIVGLSGSGKTTLIKLMLGFYPPNEGVITIGAQSLQKISFKEWRRHCGVVMQEGFIFSDTIANNIAPDSDIINKDRLLYAVEMANIRSFIESLPLKYNTRIGSTGQGLSQGQKQRILIARAIYRNPDYLFFDEATNALDTDNEKTIQNNLSHFFSGKTVVIVAHRLSTVKNADNIVVLKEGLIMESGTHDELISKRGDYFKLVKNQLELNA
- a CDS encoding DUF3244 domain-containing protein, which encodes MKHLLLGCFLILFCLNIFSDEVNIGLEQTGGHTNTRSLSVVPTVTHNENILHIYSSDYLLGNLQITVKDLSGNTVYSNTVSVSYNQPYSFILINAESREYEIELSYGTKLFYGYFSL
- a CDS encoding tetratricopeptide repeat protein; this encodes MKKYTKLLFTLYCLLCTYSCKNHPSPPILTKVDSLTYTNPDSAIGLLSSLKEQMSREAKSTQMYYQLLQIKAKDKAYIPHTSDSTILSIVHYYEQKKNHPHLMEAYYFAGRVYSDLGDSPQALSYFQKAADASKDNTDYRAVSRIYSQIGELCLYQSIYDNALAAYRNAYHYNVLAKDSTGLVFNLRDLGCNYTGLNNADSSLYYYKVAYALAEKLTNQRLMNIVQGELAGVYVQLKRYDEAKKALEEPLSSPYRSNRSAIYVNAANLYNRTGELELASSYASRIIEENGSIYAKQSAHWILAQIAEKREDCPTVMKEIKEYATCSDSIKRITNSEVIGKMQSLYNYQLREKENQRLKAENQKQQLWISYIIFSLIIIIALGVIYAQYNKRRKDKLKEQLKKLERLKEEQHQKSTQFIEENNKRIKKLEEELKTSQEKDSIHLALLQTRQEQYRQINSKAEIDKREQELAEKAFLQSSIYKQIHQLASGNSTMTNDDWDKLTNAIDETYDSFTSRLYALHHFSSIEMKICLLLKAKISVTAIASFTNRSKSAITSARKKMFEKVYGEAAKPEQWDSFIEQF